Genomic window (Parabacteroides sp. FAFU027):
GTTAGTCCGGCAAAGTTAACATTTTCTCTATTCCGACTCTAAAAATAGGAGGGTAAATAGTCAGAAAATATTCTCTTTGCCTGAATTTGCACAAATCACACATTTTGTGAAATAGGCATGCCGGAATTTTGTTTCTAATTATCTAAACGATTTATTCTCCAATTACCCCTAAGGTAAGACGATAATTTCTTTTGTTGTTTTAAATTCTACTTCTTGTTTTGACAAAAAGACATGCTAATATTTGGTTGAAATGATATTAAAATGACATTTATACTATAATAATTGGCTGTTTAAATGTTTAAACATGCGCTTTGTGATTTTAGAATGTGTTTTTATTGTGATAAAGTGATTATCTTCGCGCTCGATTTCGGAATTGTCATAATATTACGAATTGCATTATTATTCCAACAAAACTATATTCTTATGAGTGAAAAATCTATCTGGAAGTATAGGCTTCCGTTCTTGATTCTGATTGTTGTCGCATTGGCGTCTTTAATTCCTGTCGAATATGCCAACACTATTGATCCAAAGCATCCGATTGATCATGCTGATACTGCCTGGATTCTGATTGCGTCAGCTTTGGTATTACTGATGACTCCCGGTCTGGCATTCTTCTATGGAGGTATGGTCCGTTATAAAAACCTTGTTTCCACACTATTACAAAGCTTTTTTGCTCTCGGGCTTGTGAGTGTATTGTGGGTGGTGGTAGGTTTTAGCCTTGCTTTTGGTGATAGCTTTCACGGTTTGATTGGTAATCCGTTTACATTTGCCTTCTTCAGGAATGTTGGGATTGCTCCAAATCCGGCTTTTGCTGCGACTATTCCTTTCGCTTTGTTTGCAATGTTTCAGCTTAAATTTGCAATTATCACTCCGGCGCTCTTTACCGGAGGTGTGGCTGAACGCGTTCGCTTTTCATCGCTTATGCTCTTTGTTTGTCTATTCTCTATATTGATTTATGCACCATTGGCTCATTGGACGTGGCATCCTGATGGTTTTTTGCGTAAATGGGGTGTACTTGACTTTGCCGGCGGTACTGTTGTGCATATCTCTGCCGGATTTGCTGCATTGAGTGGCGCGATTTTTTTAGGTAGAAGAAAAGGTAAAATAATGCACAATCAACCGACCAATATCCCTTATATCATGCTTGGTACCGGCCTTTTGTGGTTTGGGTGGTTCGGATTTAATGCAGGATCGGCATTGGCAGCTGACGGATTGGCTACATCAGCCTTTGTGAATACCAATCTTGCATCGGCAACCGCTATGTTGACCTGGATTCTGGCTGACGGAGCATTGGGACACAAACGCTCTGCAGTTGGTGCGGCAGTTGGAGCTGTTGTTGGTCTGGTTGCTATTACTCCGGCTGCCGGATTTGTAACAGTAGGTCAGAGTATTTTTATCGGTTTTATTGCTTCTATGGTGAGTTACGTAGCCGTAAAACTGAAATCAAAAACCAATATCGACGACACGCTTGATGTATTTCCCTGTCACGGTATCGGTGGTATTGTGGGGATGATCCTGACCGGTGTTTTTGCAAAAGGGGTAGGATTGATTTATGGTGACTCTACTGTCTTTGTTC
Coding sequences:
- a CDS encoding ammonium transporter; translation: MSEKSIWKYRLPFLILIVVALASLIPVEYANTIDPKHPIDHADTAWILIASALVLLMTPGLAFFYGGMVRYKNLVSTLLQSFFALGLVSVLWVVVGFSLAFGDSFHGLIGNPFTFAFFRNVGIAPNPAFAATIPFALFAMFQLKFAIITPALFTGGVAERVRFSSLMLFVCLFSILIYAPLAHWTWHPDGFLRKWGVLDFAGGTVVHISAGFAALSGAIFLGRRKGKIMHNQPTNIPYIMLGTGLLWFGWFGFNAGSALAADGLATSAFVNTNLASATAMLTWILADGALGHKRSAVGAAVGAVVGLVAITPAAGFVTVGQSIFIGFIASMVSYVAVKLKSKTNIDDTLDVFPCHGIGGIVGMILTGVFAKGVGLIYGDSTVFVHHLLALVIVSIFTFGGSYLLYLITDKILPMRVTEEQEEKGLDLTQHGEEATDMRSY